The Vulcanimicrobium alpinum sequence TTCGTCCCGCGCTCCAAGATCGTCGTGCTCGGTCTCGTCTCGTCGAAGACCGGTGCGCTCGAAGACGCGGACGCCCTCAAGCGGCGCATCGAGGACGCGAGCCGCGTCCTGCCGCTCGAAAACCTCGCGCTGAGCCCGCAGTGGGGCTTCGCATCGATGGCGGAAGGCAACGTCATCACGGAGGACGAGCAGTGGGCGAAGCTGCGGCTCGTCGTCGAGACCGCGCGCGCGGTGTGGGGTTGACGCGCAGTCGCATCGCGACGCCGGCGTCGACGCGCCCGCGGCGGTGCTTGCGCCGCTGAACTTGCTGCGCGAAAGTCCGTCGCTCGTCGGGATCTTCTTGCGGTTCGCCGGCCGAGCTTCAGCGCGCGAAGGCGACCGTCAGCGCGGTGAGCATCTTGGCGCGGAACGGCACGTATGCGCGGCGCCGGAACACGTCGAAGTCGTTGGCTTCGATCCGTTCCAGGATGCGGCGGTAGAGCGAGAGCGCGAGCCGCACGGTGTAGCGCGACTCCGGCGAGAGCATCGCGATGCCGGGCTCGGCTTCCGCGTACATCTTGCGCACGCGATCGATCTCGAAGGCCATCAGCGCCGTGAACCGCTCGTCGATCACCTCTTCGAGGATCGCGCTTTCGCTGCAGCCGAAGCGCTGCAGATCTTCCGCGGGGAGATAGATGCGGTCCATGCGCGCGTCTTCTCCGACATCGCGCAGGATGTTGGTCATCTGCATCGCGCGTCCCAGCGCGATCCCGTAGGCCGCCGCTTCGGGCGTCATCGTGCCGAGGATCGGCATCACGAGCAGGCCGACCGTCGACGCGACGAGGTAGCAGTACTCGCGCAGCTCGTCGTAGGTGTCGTAGCGGCGGATCGTTACGTCCATCCGCGCACCGCGCAGGAGGTCGAGCCCCGGTTCGATCGGGATGTTGAAGCGCTGGGCGGAATCCGCGAACGCGGCGAAGATCGGATCGGTCGTGATCCCGTTGTAGGCGGCGACGAGCTGACGCTCCCAAGCGTCGATCGCGTCGAGCCGCTCGCGCGCCGGGGCAATGCGGTCGATGATATCGTCGGCGGTGCGGCAGAACGCGTACACCGCCCACACCGCGCGCTTCTTCTCCGCGCTCAGGAAGAGCGAGCTCAAGTAGAACGTCTTCGAGTGAAAACGCACGATCTCGCGGCACGTACGGTAGCAGTCGCCGAGCCGCTCGTCGCCGAGCGTCCCGACCTCCCCGAGCGGCGCGTGCGCGCCGCCGTCAGGCGCGAGCACGCTGCTCCGCAAGCAGTGCGTCGACGGCGCCGCGCGCGCTGCGCACCGCGCCCTCGATGCTGGCGGGGAACCGCGTGTTGACGTAGCAGCCGGCCAGAAACAGATTGCGCACCGGAGTGCGCGCGCCGGGCCGCAGCCGCTCCGCGCCCGGACTCGCGCGGTAGACGCTCTTGGGAACGCGCACCAGCTTCGCTTTCACCAGGTGCTCGCGCGTCGCCAGCGGGTAGAGCTTGCCGAGGTCTTCCATGATGCGCGCGACGACCGTCTCGTCG is a genomic window containing:
- a CDS encoding phytoene/squalene synthase family protein, which translates into the protein MLAPDGGAHAPLGEVGTLGDERLGDCYRTCREIVRFHSKTFYLSSLFLSAEKKRAVWAVYAFCRTADDIIDRIAPARERLDAIDAWERQLVAAYNGITTDPIFAAFADSAQRFNIPIEPGLDLLRGARMDVTIRRYDTYDELREYCYLVASTVGLLVMPILGTMTPEAAAYGIALGRAMQMTNILRDVGEDARMDRIYLPAEDLQRFGCSESAILEEVIDERFTALMAFEIDRVRKMYAEAEPGIAMLSPESRYTVRLALSLYRRILERIEANDFDVFRRRAYVPFRAKMLTALTVAFAR